CCTCGAGGTACCACGTCGCGCCGGCCCGGTCGGGGTCGCCGTCGAGGTGCAGGGTGATCTCGGGGTGGTGCACCTGGTGCAGGGAGATCAGGCCCGGGCCCATGTTGTCGCGCATGAAGGTGACGATGCCGTCGCGGTCGGTGAAGTCGAGCCCCCCGGCGTACGCCCCGGTCGCGTCGGGGACGAAGCAGGCGGCGAAGCCGTCCCAGTCCTTCGTGTCGAGGCAGCGCAGGTAGCGGTACTTCAGCTCGCAGATCGCGCGCCGGTCGGCTTCCTCGGCCAGCAGCCGGGCGACGTCGGACTGGTCGGTCATGGGCACTCCTCCGCACCGAACGCGGAACTAGAACGCGTTCTCGTTGGCCGGACGCTAGGGGGCGCCCGCGCGGCCGGTCAAGGGTGCGGCCCGCTGGCCAGGAAGGGGCCGAGAGTGTGGCCACTATGCTCGGGCAGCGTGATCTTCAAGCGCGTCGGCGACGGCCGGCCCTACCCCGACCACGGGCTCACGCCCCGGGAGTGGGCCGAGGTGCCGCCGCGCGCCGTGCGCCTCGACGAGCTCGTCACCACCAAGGACACGCTGCAGCTCGCCGCGCTGCTCGACGAGGACTCCACCTTCTTCGGCGACCTCTTCGCCCACGTCGTGCAGTGGCGTGACGACCTCTACCTCGAGGACGGGCTCCACCGCGCGCTGCGCGCCGCCCTGCAGCAGCGCACCGTCCTGCACGCCCGCGTCCACGTCGTGGAGGGCTGAGGCGTGCACCGGCGCACCGCCGTCTCGGCGACCACCCTGACCGTGCTCTCGCTGATCCTCGTGCTCGCGGCGGTGTGGGGTTGGAACGCGCTCTTCCCCGACCCGGCCGACGACGGCCCGGCCAACCCCGCCTTCGTCGCCCCCACCTGCACGCCGAGCACGGTCGAGGGTCGCCGCGTCCGCACCCGCGACATCACGGTGAGCGTCTACAACGCCGGCAACCGGTCCGGCCAGGCCGGCCGCGTCCTGACGGCACTGGAGAGCCGCGGGTTCCGCCCCGGCGCGCTCGGCAACGCCCCCGAGGGGACCGACGTCGCACGCGCCCAGGTGTGGGCGGCGAGCGAGGAGGACCCGGCCGCGCAGCTGCTCGCGCGCCACCTGGGACGACGTACGCCGATCGTGGTCCGTGACGGTATTGGCCCCGGGTTGACGGTGATGGTCGGCAACAACTGGAACCAGCTGGCGCGCGCCCCGCGTGCCATCAAGGTCGAGCCCGACGAGGAGACCTGCGCCTGACGCGGCGCACCCGGCTGCCCGACCCGCGAAACGAGAACTTGTTCTAGTTCCGCTCCCAGCCGTACCCTCCGCGCATGCCTGAGACCTCTGTCACGTCCGGTGCGGACACCGCCTCCGGGTGTGCGATCCCCGAGACCGTCCCGCTGTCCGCCGTGGAGTCGTTCACCGATGAGGTGGACGTGCTCGTCGTCGGCTTCGGCATCGCCGGTGGGTGTGCAGCGGTCCAGGCGGCCTCGGACGGGGCGAACGTGCTCGTCCTCGAGCGTGCGGCGGTCGCGGGCGGCACCACCTCGATGGCGGGCGGGCACTTCTACCTCGGCGGGGGTACGCCGGTGCAGGTCGCGACGGGCCACGAGGACTCGCCGGAGGAGATGGCGAAGTACCTCACCGCGGTGTCGCGGGACCCCGAGCCCGACAAGATCCGCGCCTACTGCCAGGACTCGGTGGAGCACTTCGGGTGGTTGGAGGCGCTCGGCTTCGCGTTCGAGCGCAGCTACTACCCCGAGAAGGCGGTCATCCAGCCCGGCACCGAAGGGTTGATGTTCACCGGCAACGAGAAGGTCTGGCCGTTCCGTGAGCAGGCTGTGCCGGCACCGCGCGGCCACAAGGTGCCCGTGCCCGGCGACACCGAGGGCGCGGCCATGGTCATCGACCTGCTGGTCAAGCGGTGCGGCGACCTGGGCGCGGAGATCCGCTACGAGACCGGTGCGGTCGCCCTGGTCGTCGACGACTCCCCCGACGGCGACGGGGCGGTGGTCGGCGTGCGCTGGAAGCGCTTCAAGGAGACCGGCTACATCCGGGCCGGCGCCGTGGTGCTCGCTGCCGGCGGGTTCGTGATGAACCCCGACATGGTCGCCGCGCACACGCCCCAGCTGGCCGAGAAGCCGTTCACGCTGGGCTCGACGTACGACGACGGCCTCGGCATCCGGATGGGCCGCTCGGTGGGCGGTGCCACCAAGCACATGGACCAGGCGTTCGTGACGGTCGCGTTCTATCCGCCCAGCTCGTTGCTCAAGGGCATCATCGTCAACAAGCGTGGCGAGCGGTTCGTGGCCGAGGACTCCTACCACTCGCGCACGTCCGGCTTCGTGCTCGACCAGCCGGACGCCGCGGCGTACCTCATCGTGGACTCCGAGCACATCGAGCACCCGAAGTTCCCGCTCACCCCGTTCATCGACGGCTGGGAGTCGGTGGCCGAGATGGAGGCGGGCCTCGAGCTGCCCGAGGGCTCCCTGCAGCGCACGCTGGAGCGCTACAACGAGCACGCGGCCCGCGGCGAGGACCCCGACTTCCACAAGCACCCCGACTGGCTGGCACCGCAGGACGCCGGGCCGTGGGGCGCCTTCGACCTGTCGCTGGGCAAGGCGTTCTACGCCGGCTTCACGATCGGTGGGCTGGCGGTCACCGTCGACGGGCAGGTGCGGCGTGAGGACGACTCGCTGGTGCCGGGCCTGTACGCCGCGGGGTCGTGCGCGTCCAACCTCGCCCAGGACGCCCAGGGCTACGCGTCGGGCACCCAGCTCGGCGAGGGCTCGTACTTCGGCCGTCGTGCCGGCGCTGCCGCGGCGGCTCGTCGTACGCGCTGACGACGCCCTGACCGGCACCGCCAGGGCGTGGGGCACAGTGGCCCCATGAGTTCCGCAGACGCTCAGCGCTTCGCGGCGGCCAGCCGCGCCGACGTACCCCCGTTCCACGTGATGGACCTGCTCGCGGCGGCCGGGGAGCGCGGGCGCACCCACGGCGACGTCCTCAACCTGGTCGCGGGCCAGCCGTCGACGCCGGCGCCGACGCCCGTGCGGGAGGCGGCGAAGCGAGCGCTGGACGAGTCGCTGTTGGGCTACACCGTCGCCACCGGCCTGCCGGAGCTGCGCCAGGCGATCGCCGAGCACCACCGCCGCACCTACGGCATCGAGGTCTCCGCCGACGAGGTCGTCGTGACGACCGGTTCCTCCGGCGGCTTCCTGCTCGCGTTCCTCGCGGCGTTCGAGGTGGGAGCCCGCGTGGGGATCGCCCGGCCGGGCTACCCCTGCTACCGCAACGTGCTGACCGCCCTGGGCTGCGAGGTCATCGAGCTCGACTGCGGTCCGGAGACCCGCTTCCAGCCCACCGTCGCGCAGCTCGAGGACCTCGACGAGCCGCTCGACGGACTGGTCGTGGCGAGCCCCGCCAACCCCACCGGCACGATGTTGCGCCCCGACGAGCTCGCTGCCCTGGCACGGTGGTGCGAGGAGCGTGGGGTCCGGCTGATCAGCGACGAGATCTACCACGGCATCGAGTACGCCGAGACGCCCGCGAGCGCGGCGACTGGACCGGCGCGGGCCACCGCCTGGCAGACGTCGCGCACCGGCGTCGTGTTCTGCTCGTTCTCGAAGTACTTCTCCATGACCGGCTGGCGCATCGGGTGGATGCTCGTGCCCGAGGACCTGCGCCGCCCGGTCGACGTGCTCACCGGCAACTTCACGATCTGCCCGCCGGTGCTGTCGCAGCACGCCGCACTGGCCGCCTTCGACGAGGCGTCGTACGCCGAGTGCGACGCCCACGTCGCGCGCTACGCGACCAACCGCGCGCTGCTCCTCGACGGGCTGCCGCGCCTCGGCATCGACCGGCTCGCGCCCGCCGACGGGGCGTTCTACGTGTACGCCGACATCGGCCACCTCACCGACGACTCGATGGCATGGTCGCGCCGGCTGCTGGCCGAGACCGGCGTCGCCACCGCTCCGGGCATCGACTTCGACACGGCCGTCGGCAACCGGTTCGTGCGGATGTCGTTCGCCGGCAGCGCCACGGAGATCACCGCGGCGCTGGAGCGGCTCGACGGCTGGCTGCCCCGCTCCGGCCGCTGACGTCATACGTCTTTGCTGCAATAGCGCGGAAAACGCATGACGTCGTGGCCGGGGTCGCCATAATCACCAAGCCCGACTCCCGCACCCCCAGGTGGCCTCCGTGAAGCGCACCCTCCCTGCCCTGCTCACCGCGCTCGCGCTCGTCGCCACCGCGTTGAGCATGACGTCCTTCTCCGCGCCGGCAGCAGCGGCGCCGACGGCGGAGTACGAGCAGTTCGAGCAGGAGTACTGGTTCGGGCGGATCGAGCTGGACCACTCGGTCTTCAACGACGACTCGCACTTCCTCAGCCTGGACCTCGTTCACCCCGAGCGCGACTACCCCCTGCCGTTCCACAGCGTGCTGCGCGGTCGCCTGATCGACTGCAAGGGCCGGGTCGCCTACCAGACCTACGCCTCGCAGACCTCGGCCAAGGTGGGCAGAGAGCCGTGGCGCACCCGCGCGGGCCTGTCGCTCAACCTTCCGCCCAAGGGCGGACCCTTCGCCCGCTGGGAGATCTCGCTGCGGAGCAAGGGACGCAAGACCCTGCGGTGGACGATCACCGACGGCGGGTCCGGGTTCCGGCTG
The nucleotide sequence above comes from Nocardioides massiliensis. Encoded proteins:
- a CDS encoding nuclear transport factor 2 family protein, whose product is MTDQSDVARLLAEEADRRAICELKYRYLRCLDTKDWDGFAACFVPDATGAYAGGLDFTDRDGIVTFMRDNMGPGLISLHQVHHPEITLHLDGDPDRAGATWYLEDRVLVPAFDYVLEGAAFYDDRYVRTSDGWRIAHTGYRRTFELSYSTKDIPSWKLKLGTAYDGRAAI
- a CDS encoding type II toxin-antitoxin system VapB family antitoxin codes for the protein MIFKRVGDGRPYPDHGLTPREWAEVPPRAVRLDELVTTKDTLQLAALLDEDSTFFGDLFAHVVQWRDDLYLEDGLHRALRAALQQRTVLHARVHVVEG
- a CDS encoding LytR C-terminal domain-containing protein, encoding MHRRTAVSATTLTVLSLILVLAAVWGWNALFPDPADDGPANPAFVAPTCTPSTVEGRRVRTRDITVSVYNAGNRSGQAGRVLTALESRGFRPGALGNAPEGTDVARAQVWAASEEDPAAQLLARHLGRRTPIVVRDGIGPGLTVMVGNNWNQLARAPRAIKVEPDEETCA
- a CDS encoding FAD-binding protein; amino-acid sequence: MPETSVTSGADTASGCAIPETVPLSAVESFTDEVDVLVVGFGIAGGCAAVQAASDGANVLVLERAAVAGGTTSMAGGHFYLGGGTPVQVATGHEDSPEEMAKYLTAVSRDPEPDKIRAYCQDSVEHFGWLEALGFAFERSYYPEKAVIQPGTEGLMFTGNEKVWPFREQAVPAPRGHKVPVPGDTEGAAMVIDLLVKRCGDLGAEIRYETGAVALVVDDSPDGDGAVVGVRWKRFKETGYIRAGAVVLAAGGFVMNPDMVAAHTPQLAEKPFTLGSTYDDGLGIRMGRSVGGATKHMDQAFVTVAFYPPSSLLKGIIVNKRGERFVAEDSYHSRTSGFVLDQPDAAAYLIVDSEHIEHPKFPLTPFIDGWESVAEMEAGLELPEGSLQRTLERYNEHAARGEDPDFHKHPDWLAPQDAGPWGAFDLSLGKAFYAGFTIGGLAVTVDGQVRREDDSLVPGLYAAGSCASNLAQDAQGYASGTQLGEGSYFGRRAGAAAAARRTR
- a CDS encoding pyridoxal phosphate-dependent aminotransferase gives rise to the protein MSSADAQRFAAASRADVPPFHVMDLLAAAGERGRTHGDVLNLVAGQPSTPAPTPVREAAKRALDESLLGYTVATGLPELRQAIAEHHRRTYGIEVSADEVVVTTGSSGGFLLAFLAAFEVGARVGIARPGYPCYRNVLTALGCEVIELDCGPETRFQPTVAQLEDLDEPLDGLVVASPANPTGTMLRPDELAALARWCEERGVRLISDEIYHGIEYAETPASAATGPARATAWQTSRTGVVFCSFSKYFSMTGWRIGWMLVPEDLRRPVDVLTGNFTICPPVLSQHAALAAFDEASYAECDAHVARYATNRALLLDGLPRLGIDRLAPADGAFYVYADIGHLTDDSMAWSRRLLAETGVATAPGIDFDTAVGNRFVRMSFAGSATEITAALERLDGWLPRSGR